The DNA region ccttaccctaatacccaattggatttgttctgtagtgacaatctctttcttaatgcacggctcccagtatgtgactaaccaatagatgcgtggatcctagtacgcgacttaatcaccaactcgataaggatgttggctgcaaaattcttcagttcatcacacgataaagatcatgaagttgcttggttacaaaaccctacggtgtacaaatacagcaacttcttcaagagaaagaagaactaggacaAACTAGGTTttttggtcacaatttgcatgaacaactctTTTCTTCACACTCATGCAACTGTGCTACTTGtaacgacccttaaaataatccttatatatgtttaaagttgtgagaaaagaaagcccaaacacatactcacggattggaatgaaatcagaaaTGAAATccgattttcataattctcaatagatactctatctgttgagcagctgtcgagcatcaggattaaacagctttttaaatctcgatagatactagctgtcgagatttaaaatctagcacttcatcacttgattcttgaacaaatttgcatggttttaacacttgaacttgaaaccttgtttcttgaagcattaaacacatcctagatttacccaattacaagtaaaacatgttttgtcaaaggattagccaattctatattgacatatgttcctaacatgaatcacatatgtcctaacaatgcTTTCCAGGaaaagattttaaatttatttggaaCCTTTGCCTTCTAGATTCTTGACTAGATTGGATTGTTGGCCCTTTGCACTGAGCACTCCCCACTATGATTTTCTTCCTTCCTCATTTGCTTAGCCACATGGTACCCAGACTTCACTGTGTATCTGCCATTCTTTGTGAGAGTCCACACCAAAGCATCTTGCACGACCCGCCTACTCAAAGGAACTTTTAGGATGGCTTTAACATCAAACAGATGAAATAGGGCTTCAATTATTTCTTTGTCCCACTGGTGGTTCTGCCAATCAATCAAATCTGAGACCCTCCACTCCCATATCTCATCCTCAGGTTGGAAAAGAACCTTTTTGGTTGGCTGGTTTGGTGGCCAATAGTCCTTCAAAACTTGAATTGAAGCGCCATTGCCCACTCTCCAACAACGCCCTTTCTTTAAAATCGGTTGAGCAGCCAATAAACTTTTCCAAACGTAGGAACTATTTGGACAATCATTCGCCTCAAGGAAATCACACCGCATAAAGTATTATGTTTTAAAACAGCTATACAAAAGAGAGCTTTGGTCCTGCAGCAACCTCCATCTTTGTTTTGCTAGCATAGCTAAATTACATGATCTTATGTCTTTAAACCCATACCACCCTCTTTCTTTGACTGCATTAAAAAACTCCAACTTTTCCAGtgtattttccttttctcaCCAATCTGACTCCACCAAAATCTAGCACACATAGCATCCAATTCATCACATAATTTCCTGGGTAACTGAAAGCCCCCCATTGTGTAGGTGGCAATGGATTGAGCCACTGCTTTTATTAGAACCTCTTTACCCGCCTTAGAGAGTAACTCCCCTTCTAACCTTGCATCTTTTCCCAAACCCGTTCCTTGAGAAAAGCAATAGTATCATATTTCCTCCTTCCTATCAAAGTAGGCAGCCCCAAGTAAGAATCAAACTTCTCCACTTTCTTCGCCTTTAATATATCAACAATCCATTCTTTCTGCTCCACAGACACATTGCTACTGAATTAAGCAGAAGACTTCTCAAGGTTGATACATTGGCTCGAAGCTTTAGCATATAACTGAAGTGTATTAGAAGCAACCTGCACTTCACTTTTATTagcttggaaaaaaaatcaaagagtcatAAGCAAAAAGCAAATTAGTTATACTAGGAGCATTCCTATAAACTGCCACCCCATGAAATCTCCCATCTAATTTTGCTTTAGCAAGGAAAAAAGTAAAACCTTCTGCGCATATTAGAAACAAATATGGGGACAAAGGAGCTCTTTGGAAATGACCTTTAGAAGGAATAACATTCTCATATGCTTTGCCATTGATCCGAACTGAAAAGGAAGGTGTGGAAACACACCTCATAAACCTATCCACCCAAACTTCCGAAAACCCCAATTTGATCATCATACCCTTAAAAAAACCCTACTCCACCCTGTCATAGGCCTTACTCACATCTAGTTTCAAAGCTAACCCCcctttttaccattttttctaATATGCATGGTATGTAATGTCTCATAGGCTATGAGCAAATTATCAGTAATGAAGCGGCTTGGTACAAAAACACTCTAAGGAGGAGAAATTAATTGTGGCAAAATCAACTTTAACCTATTTACCAAAActtttgatataattttatatatcacATTACATAGGctaatggatttgaaatttgcCATCTTTTTCCGATTTCCTTACTTTAGGAATCAGGACAATATGAGTATAGTTAATATCAGACACCATATTACCAGAATATAAAAAATCTAACACAGCATCAGTCACATCATTGCCAACAATATgccaattatttatttatttatttataaaagagtGCATTCATACCATCAAGTCTAGGAGCCTTTGTTGGTCTCATctagaaaaatgatattttaactTCTTCACTGCTATACGGACTAGTTAGCATCTCCAGCATATCATCAGTAATTTTATGATTAACTGTATTGAGACATTCCTCCATTTTGTCACAAGTGCCTTCTTTAAAGATATTCATAAAGTAATCTGACGCCATATTCGCCACTTCATCAACTTCCTCCACCCAAACTCCATTACCATTTTTGATTCCCTCAATATAATTCCTTCACCTTTTTTGAGAGGCTTTGGAatgaaaaaatttagtattcCTATCTCCATGCTTTAACCATGACACTCAGAATCTCTGATGCCAAAAGATCTCTTATTTTAGCAATAAGCCATCAAGTTGTTTACTCATTGCTAGAAATTTACTCCTACTGTCTTCGATCATCTCACTTGCATTCATCAACTCCAGTTTCTTTTGTAGCCTCTTAATCTCCTCAGTTTCAGGTAGGGTCTTTGATGAACCCCATGCATGCAATTTAGCCCCACAAGACTCGATCATGTCCCTTGCGCCACTCAAACCATAGCCTCCTTTTCTCCACGCCTCAGTCACAGCCTCCTCACAATCCTTCCACAATAGCCAACTCTCCTCAAACTTAAACCACCAGCTCCCTTTCCTCTTGTCTGCCTATCATTCATGGTTTTCAATAGGATTGGAAGATGATCAGATGCATGGCTGAATAGATGGATAACCGAGCTTACAGGGAATTTCTCAATCCAAACTCTGTTAGCTGTGGCTCTATCCAACCATTGCTTTGTGTGAGCTGCACATGGCTGCCTATTTGTCCATGTAAACTTATGCccattgaaccccaaatctgtCAACTCACATCCTTCCAATGCTAACCGAGAATCCTCCATCTGATTATAGTAAGGTGCATGTACACTTTGTTTCTCAAAGGCATGAAGTATGGCATTGAAATCACCTATACAACACCAAGGACCATCAATGAAGGAATGTAGATGAGATAAGAGAGCCCATGACTTTCGCTTTTCATTTGCTTCTAGCCATCCATAGAACCCTGTGAGGTACTACACAAAACCATCATCTTCCACTACTTTTGCTAAAATATGGTtgtcaataaaattaataacatcCAAGTTCATCTCCTTCTTCCAAAGTAAAGCCAACCCCCCACCCGAATTTGGCTTTTTCactatcaatttatttttaaaaggtaCATTACCGCAATGCTTCTCAAAACCAACTCTATCCAACCTTGTTTCTATCAAGAAGCATACATTGGGAGTTTGTTCCCTCACTAGTTTGTGAAGGCTTTGAACTGTCCAAAGATTCCCAAGTCCTTGGCAGATATAACTTAAAAGCCTCATTGCTCTTGGCAAGGGTGTTGCAACACCCTTTCTGCTTCATTTGTGTTTGAGTGTAGCCAGAGCTGCTTTTTTGTTAAAAGGTTTGCAAGTTAAAAACTTGCCAATAAGACTTAGCACACAACTCTCTAGTTCTTCTTTTCTACCCTTATTAGATATATCAATAGTCTTTTCTTCCTCCAAagttaatttcattttctctaaaatCTATGAAACATCGTCTGCCATGATCGTTAACCccgtaaaagaaaaagaaaacacagcCCTGCAGGAAACCCTAAGGGAGAGATGTCTCATAGtatacgagagagagagagagagagagagagagagagagaactttttgATATAAGAATATTCTAAGAATACGATAATGagagtaaaattaaaaaaaaaaaaaaaataccaagaacaagaacaaaatCAGTGTTTCTAAATTGCCATGTGTTTTGTATTCTATTTTTTGTATTGTAATGTACGTTTGAGGACAATGCTGTTCATTTGAATTCAAGTAAAATATTGTAtgcttaatattttaaaataaaaaatgaaagaaaatattaataatttattgatatagaggatgtggttgaatttaaatgttggataaaataaagatgagaataaaaaagaaaaataaataaaagatatagcaataaacaccaaattattcaagttatgctatgtaatagaataacattatattcttagatactattttttataatgaaatatGATAACATTTGACGATCAAagacagagagaaaaaaaaatacaaagctaAATCGTATcaacccaaattaaaattttaaataacacaaaaattcattaaCCTAAAGAAGGGATgcgagaaaaataaaataattcatcaaaaaatgagagagagagagattgttaaataatatattttttaattatcttaaatttgtaaatgttaaaaaaattataggaaaaattgaaaagaaaaatgataataactTAACCATTGATGTAGTACAATAAATGTTACGCTTCaaatttttgatatatatagATATGGGTTAAATATAAAACTGTAATGTTATTGATACaagtttttttacaaattattgatgtagcaaatttttattggttttgatTTGAGCCCATaattgatatcatttttttacttccaaataaccactcaccatatcaacattttgtaaaaacaaattgtaaaattatttgtaactttagcattttcctattaaaacaaattaaaattaattgaaaaatgcAATGCAACATGGTTTGTGcctaaatttagaaaaaaaaaaaagaactaaattGAAGGTACTAGCAACGACAAAtgccaaaaaatagaaagagagaaCCAGTTTTACTGTTAGATAAACAACTGGACAGTAGTGTACGTCCACACACATGTAACAATAGGCCTTTAACCAATGGAAGCCATGAATGTTTCCCTCTCCTTCTCCAACGACCTTCCCTCAAAAAAATAGTtggagaagagaagaaagaagagcctctcttttttcttcttcttggtcttcttcttctccattGTCTATGGCCAATGCCCACCAAAGTGTCCACCATTATTCTACCTATCACACATTCACCTAGCTAtctccataataataataactcataATTATCATTCATCATGGAGCTGCCTGTAAATTCTCCCTATGCACCACCAAAATATGTCATGCTCTCAGGGAATAATGATAACCAAGGCAACCTCAGGCCCCCTCCTTATCGCCGTAACATTCCTCGGTACCATTCCAAAAAGTCACGCGGTAGTTGTCTCTTTAAGTGCATATGTTGCTGCTATTGCTGTCTCTTCTTCCTCACTGCCCTCATCCTTGGCCTCACTTTCTTGCTCTACAACATGTACAGGCCCAAAGTGCCATCCTACAATGTTGATAGCTTTGGTGTTCATGCTTTTGAACTCCAATCTGATATGAGCCTCTTCACTGAATTCGTTGTGGTTGTAAAAGCTGAGAACCCAAATTCATATATGGGCTTCTTATATGGCAAAAACAGTCAGGTTAACGTGTCCTACTCGGACTCTCAGCTTTGTTCTGGGAAAATACCTAATTTTTATCAACCAAGAAAGAATACAACAATGATAAATATTGTGTTAAAAGGCACTAGTCCATTTGGGTCAGGGCTACAACAAGCCCTTTTGGAAAACAGGCATACAGGGAAGATACCTTTGCTTGTGAGAGTGAAGGCACCCATTAACGTTGTGCTGGGACGTTTTCCATTGAGGGGGTTTGATGTCTACGTAAACTGCTCCTTGGTCATCGATAACTTGTCACCCAACAAGAAAGTTAAGATTTTGTCTGCCAAATACGATTATGACATTGACTTTAATTGGTTCTGAAAACTTTCATCTTGATGTTTGTGAGTTTTTCGACAATATATACTGGCCGTGTGGAACTAGAGGCGCGCAGCAGTGGAAGCATTTGAAGGTATATGCATATCTCGGCTTCTTTTCTGAGGGATCTAAGTCAAGAGTTGAACTACATGTTCCTCCtgtaatgttttatatatagttGCATTTCAAGAAAATATATGCTAACAAATATTAGAGGTGTTTGCAGTTCTAGATTTCTGTAATATTATAGGCTTTTATTGGATTTGGATGTgagttttcttataaaaaagaatTCCTGGAAAACATCGTTATGTTCCCTCAATGTCTcattacctttctttttttttttttttttaattaattattttcccCTACAAATTCTTGTTGCATTCGTTTTGGAAATGATTCCAACGGAATGTAATATGAGAAAATGTACcccttttttaatgaaaatttgcgtttgttatttttgtttctttgaacatgaattaattaataaaaatatatttgatagtttacaaaattaattatattttaaaagtgaATATTTCACAAAAGTTCTATTTCACTTCAAGAAAGAGAAGATGTTCATAACCTAGCTAGACATGCTAATTAAACATGTTAGAGGTTTGTCGGTGTAGTGGAAAAATGTTCCTCCACATCTCTATTCTATTCTCTTCGCTGATTCTAGCTAATAATATTTGACCGTcttctttctataaaaaaaaaaaaaaaaaaaaaaagaaagggaaaaaatttcTTTAGAATTAGGAGATATTACCTCATTGgtgtattgtgtgtgtgtgtctatacaTATGAAATATA from Castanea sativa cultivar Marrone di Chiusa Pesio chromosome 6, ASM4071231v1 includes:
- the LOC142639872 gene encoding NDR1/HIN1-like protein 13 → MELPVNSPYAPPKYVMLSGNNDNQGNLRPPPYRRNIPRYHSKKSRGSCLFKCICCCYCCLFFLTALILGLTFLLYNMYRPKVPSYNVDSFGVHAFELQSDMSLFTEFVVVVKAENPNSYMGFLYGKNSQVNVSYSDSQLCSGKIPNFYQPRKNTTMINIVLKGTSPFGSGLQQALLENRHTGKIPLLVRVKAPINVVLGRFPLRGFDVYVNCSLVIDNLSPNKKVKILSAKYDYDIDFNWF
- the LOC142639871 gene encoding uncharacterized protein LOC142639871, with the protein product MRCDFLEANDCPNSSYVWKSLLAAQPILKKGRCWRVGNGASIQVLKDYWPPNQPTKKVLFQPEDEIWEWRVSDLIDWQNHQWDKEIIEALFHLFDVKAILKVPLSRRVVQDALVWTLTKNGRYTVKSGYHVAKQMRKEENHSGECSVQRANNPI